caaatataCAGATATACAGATATTATACTAATACCTACTACCTACTACCTACTACCTActtcttttattttattttctttcatgtctttaaatcttttttcaattttttataataaatatttaaaatattttcacAATCAGTAGGATTTTTACAATTACTCCATTGAGCAACAAAATCACCATCTtcataaatcaaatttttaggtgaattatcattaaaattatgACTTGAACCAATAGTTTTGGCTGGTATAATAGTAGTTTTACTTAAAATAAATGGATGCCATTGTAAAATATGAGTTAAAGCTGAATCTGGTCCATAAGGGAAATTTggatattgaaaataaagattATCACCCCAAATATCAATCATTGATTTACcaataaaatcatttttcattaaaaatgaattagtttcaattttttgatttgattgaattaataaaaatctAATAGAATTAGCTTGAGCATTTTTATAAGTTTTTATAATTCCATCAGGAGGAATTAAAGGTAAATCTCTTaacattattgaatttaaaatttctggatttaatatataatcataaatattaatattcatattcataatTAAACCATCTTGATCTAAATACCAAAACCATTTTGTTTTCGGGAAGGCAAACATTGCTGCTTTCATACAATAAACTCTAATCcatttaattctttctttatcatctaaatattgaaaattattaagTATAGGTAAAAATTCTTCTGACCATCTAACATAAACTCCATAATTTTGTAAATGAGCATAATCTACTCgattttgaacaattttaGTTAATCCATCTaatgaatatttattaaaatcaacagCAGTAACAATGACAATTTCAGGATATTTATTAGATGAACTACTAGATTTTTTAGGtttaaaaacaattttatcttgatttttaaaataatttttagCAGCATTTAATGGCAgattatcattttcttctttttctttaattttttgtaaattttcatGAGGATCAtctaaaaaatttaatgatttaattccagttttatcaattccattttctttaaatgtatgttcaataaataatttccTTGTagttaattgttttaataatgGAGCATGTTCAATTGGAggataaatatattttgatGAAGTTTCTATAAATTGAGTACTAGTTAATGGATGAGCTCGaggataattttttttagtaatggatttagaaaataaatatggAAATGGtgataaaaatgaattaaaacaaatataccatataaataataatataattaatattagtggtaatcttttctttcgattaatttgatgaaatgTAGCAGGTAGAGgtaaaaatgatgatgatgatgatgaagaagatgggTAGTTACTCTTGCCATATTTTGGTTTAAAAGTTCCTGATTTACCAACTCCAAACATAACTTGATTCTcttaaaaaacaaagggAGGGGCGGGTGGTGTGTGATTGGATTGGATTGGATTGGATTGGATTGGATGAGATCTATTAAAGGATGCTTCTCGGGAAATGTAAATCTGTTGTAtaagataaaaaaaaaaaaaagtaaaatatatatatatatatatcaacaccaataataagttgttcttctttttcttcctattgattgttgatgttgttgaaatcTATAAAGATAGGCAAAGCAAAATCAAAGCCActttttattgttgttgttgttaatgttgttgatgttgatgttgttgttgaatctaaagagaaatttttttggattaattgagtgtgtgtgtgttgtGGTGTCGTGGAAATccataaaattttttttttcttttttcttttttctctttcgtcatctttctttctttcattctttcattctttcattcctgttgtttgtttacaCTAACAACAAACACAGTAAATggaaatttcatttttagaaGTCAAATGATATATAccaccaaagaaaaatttcattccGTGTGAATATGGGTAtgagtgtgtgtgtgtgcgTCCATTACTTAACAAATCATTGACCACCACGAAGAACGGTGGCCCCCCAttaccttttttttttttttttctttttctttttctttttcttttctttttggtcCCATTCTTACCTCGTGTTCGACGCACCACACTGGACCCAATAGTTGGTACGGAGTGCTTGCTTGCCACCTCCTATAAATCGTTTATGGGAAATTAATCTTTAACATTCGACAATTGgctattattaataatacatTTTATACATTTCGAAGCTATTTCATAAAACTAAActtacatatatatatatgtatataaGACTTGCAATACTAActtattaaacaaaagaaactaAGATAAAAACTCTCTTGTCCTCTCTTGATGGATATTATAAATCTTACTTTTACTTTTAACTTTGGTTGCTCTCAGTATTATTTGCAGCGgtttctttattaattcTATCTTCAATCACTTGTAAAGCCACTTGTCTACGTCTTTCAGCTACTGATTTAGCAACATTCTTTTGAGTTTGATTAGTTTGTTCTTGTCTCTTTTGTGCTCGTAAATTACTttgttcaacaatttcatcattaaatgGAGTAATAATACCTAAAAACACCGAAATATCATATCCATGTTGGAAAATTGGTATTAATACTGGTCTAATCATTTGTGggaaaaaatcaatcaattgaaatgtATCTGAAGCATCACCAATCATAATAGAACTATTTTGAGTATCAATTGACGGACCATTActacttgttgttgtatttgttgttgttgatgttgttgctaTAGGTAAAGTAGGttcaatatttaatgattgGAAAAATcttaaataaaaatatgaTACGAAAAAACTACCAATTGAAGGAATAGCAGGATATAATGAAcgagtaataataattgaccATAATCCAAGAAATATAATCAAAGCAAATGGGACATTTTTCACtctaaaattaattaaaccttgaaataaaacaatattatGTTCAggaatcaattgtttacaAACCACtaaaaatccaaaataaTAAGATATTCCTCCACCTAATGGTTGATCCATATTTTTACCATCTTGTCTAATAATATTAGAAATAATTGCAATTATTACTGTAATTAAATTAGTTATACCACCAACgataataacaaatttgATCACTTCTAAATAATTCCCCCAAAAtctttcaacaaatttacTACCAACATATAATACtccaaatgaaaaaataaatgatattatACTAATCTCAGCAAATATTGACAGAATTATTACCCAAGGATTATATATGGTTGATCTaggaatcaattgaatataagGAATTTTAACATCATGAAATTTAGTATCTTCCAGAAATCggaattgttgatatttcaatattaataataatgatgatatcCCAGTTAATAACCCAAGTAAAATCTTGGATGATTTTGTTAATTTATGTCCTCTTAAAATACTCATATATAGATTGTATAATTTCctaagcaaaaaaaaaaaaaataataaaaaaattggtaattgattaaaaagATTAATGAATATAGTATATTTTAtagaaattaaaatcaaattcaaatgaacccaaaaaaaaacagaagtGGTTtctcttgttgtttttgttgttgttgttgtttatgtttatgttgatgttgatgtttgtaatgatttatatattaGTAGTAGAAGTTGTTTACCTTGttctttcttgtttgaCTGgtctctttttctcttcacAAATCTCTTGCTTTTTGTCGTGTTTAATTGTACAACTTTTTATTGTTCAAATGGAAAAATTATCGCGACTTTGTtactcctcctcctcctcctcctcctcctcctttTCCTCCTTTTTGTCTTCCCCCAATTATCAATCAGACCACCAGGAATCTACAAATAGATATCAAatacacaaaaaaaaactgtatatatatatatatatatatagattgataataacaagtaatatatttataaaaacaattgtgtaataataataataatgataataatgataatatagTATAAGTATAGTATagtataaaaaaaaaactaatatATAAAGTTACATTTGGAAATAATCCTTTCTCTTATTCCCCCCACGctgttttttcttttctcttttttatgaaaaacaaatttatgttatgaataaatgaaaataatataaatgaataaacCTTTAATTGATGCTTTcttaaaaaacaaaaacaaaaacaaaagaaaatggttttaaaaaaaaaaagcacgtaaaccaaaaccaataaaaagtaacaaacaaataaatcttAAATCCTGAATGGATTTGTAGAATAATGTGTGGTACTTCCAGTAAAACGAGTACTCAAATAAGTCCAACTGTAGCTCTTTGGTCTATGATTACCAGTATCATTGTTACTTACATTTCTTGGTTGGAATAATCCATTGGCAATAGAACCAGATCCACCAATATTGGCAAATTGATCAACAGCAATTTGTCCAGAAGCAACAGCTGGagcaacaataataacaataaacaaGATCAATACGGCAAAATACAAAACACAATATTTTCTCACCATTCTCTTTCTTAATCTGGCTTGTTTCAAAGAATAAATTGGTGGTCTAATCAATCTTGATGGTTTCAACCAAAACAACATCATTGAATGCCATCTATCAACTAATggaataaacaaaaatggTAATTGAcagaataaaataatatgagctaaaacaaaatcacCAGCAAATTCAGACatttcaatgattttaGCAACAAATTCACGAGCTGGTTGAGTGAAAGCCATCCATCCCATACCAGTATTATACCATTTACCAGTCCAAAAAGCAGTATTGGCTTTATCATTCTTAAATTCTCTTGTTAAGAAACATAATgtcaaaaatttaaataataatctttgAACATAAATCATGGTGGCAATACCCAACATTAATCTGGCAAAATTGAAACCTTCAGTAACCCACAtaacaataaagaaaataatatgaACAATCACGGCAACACCATGAGCAACACCAGCAATGACAGCACCAGTCTTTTTACAACATAATCCTAACATTGGACCAGCACAACATGCCATAGCAAGACATACACCTAAGCATCCCATATCAATAACAACTGGAGCCAAAGAACAAA
This is a stretch of genomic DNA from Candida dubliniensis CD36 chromosome 1, complete sequence. It encodes these proteins:
- a CDS encoding alpha-1,6-mannosyltransferase, putative (Similar to S. cerevisiae MNN11;~Similar to C. albicans MNN11); the encoded protein is MFGVGKSGTFKPKYGKSNYPSSSSSSSSFLPLPATFHQINRKKRLPLILIILLFIWYICFNSFLSPFPYLFSKSITKKNYPRAHPLTSTQFIETSSKYIYPPIEHAPLLKQLTTRKLFIEHTFKENGIDKTGIKSLNFLDDPHENLQKIKEKEENDNSPLNAAKNYFKNQDKIVFKPKKSSSSSNKYPEIVIVTAVDFNKYSLDGLTKIVQNRVDYAHLQNYGVYVRWSEEFLPILNNFQYLDDKERIKWIRVYCMKAAMFAFPKTKWFWYLDQDGLIMNMNINIYDYILNPEILNSIMLRDLPLIPPDGIIKTYKNAQANSIRFLLIQSNQKIETNSFLMKNDFIGKSMIDIWGDNLYFQYPNFPYGPDSALTHILQWHPFILSKTTIIPAKTIGSSHNFNDNSPKNLIYEDGDFVAQWSNCKNPTDCENILNIYYKKLKKDLKT